In Vigna angularis cultivar LongXiaoDou No.4 chromosome 8, ASM1680809v1, whole genome shotgun sequence, one DNA window encodes the following:
- the LOC108343937 gene encoding uncharacterized protein LOC108343937 isoform X1, with the protein MGRRRVSDRYTDLDPCASRYIPPRQGWGLMEGRTYLDWLNYDDVIWHPYISHRRTCPFMIICMFSGWIRLCDMIHRHFPERVLRQFGFQQIIPRSPESLLMPNIPTIDLNWLRYVEHAITGVAEAHEPSTCVDEYLMWFRRVSHSYITPADDNDRPNLALRMRRHLPDDIPMPPVRRRRSPESGLLGGMRRVIRML; encoded by the exons ATGGGAAGGAGGCGAGTATCGGATAGGTACACAGATCTCGATCCATGTGCTTCACGATATATACCTCCAAGGCAAGGTTGGGGTTTGATGGAGGGGCGGACATATCTGGATTGGCTCAATTACGATGATGTCATTTGGCATCCATACATTTCGCACAGACGTACTTGTCCATTCATGATCATATGTATGTTTTCAGGATGGATCCGACTATGCGACATGATTCACCGACATTTTCCTGAACGTGTGTTGCGTCAGTTCGGTTTTCAGCAGATCATACCACGTTCGCCTGAGAGCCTTCTGATGCCAAACATTCCTACGATTGATCTAAATTGGCTGAGGTATGTTGAGCATGCCATTACTGGTGTCGCTGAAGCTCATGAGCCCTCTACGTGTGTTGATGAATACCTAATGTGGTTTAGACGGGTATCCCACTCGTACATCACTCCAGCTGATGACAATGACCGTCCCAATCTTGCCCTGCGCATGAGGCGACACCTTCCAGATGACATCCCGATGCCCCCAGTTCGTCGTAGACGGTCGCCTGAATCTGGATTGTTG GGTGGTATGAGGCGTGTGATCAGGATGTTGTAG
- the LOC108343937 gene encoding uncharacterized protein LOC108343937 isoform X2: MIHRHFPERVLRQFGFQQIIPRSPESLLMPNIPTIDLNWLRYVEHAITGVAEAHEPSTCVDEYLMWFRRVSHSYITPADDNDRPNLALRMRRHLPDDIPMPPVRRRRSPESGLLGGMRRVIRML, translated from the exons ATGATTCACCGACATTTTCCTGAACGTGTGTTGCGTCAGTTCGGTTTTCAGCAGATCATACCACGTTCGCCTGAGAGCCTTCTGATGCCAAACATTCCTACGATTGATCTAAATTGGCTGAGGTATGTTGAGCATGCCATTACTGGTGTCGCTGAAGCTCATGAGCCCTCTACGTGTGTTGATGAATACCTAATGTGGTTTAGACGGGTATCCCACTCGTACATCACTCCAGCTGATGACAATGACCGTCCCAATCTTGCCCTGCGCATGAGGCGACACCTTCCAGATGACATCCCGATGCCCCCAGTTCGTCGTAGACGGTCGCCTGAATCTGGATTGTTG GGTGGTATGAGGCGTGTGATCAGGATGTTGTAG